From the Flavobacterium galactosidilyticum genome, one window contains:
- a CDS encoding DUF4175 family protein: MNQQQVIYQKLEAFIRKFYTNELIRGTIFFIGLGLLYLLVTLFIEYFLWLKPIGRMILFWTFVGVEVYLLFRFILFPIFKLFKLQKGIDYNQASAIIGNHFVEVSDKLTNFLQLSNPNDNQVKSELLLASIEQKASLLQPIPFSNAINFKRNNKYFPLAIIPILLFVIFYLSGNSNVISQSLNRVVHFNSTFMPPAPFKFVLVNNTLETQQGKDFTIQIKSEGKVVPENVMIFIDSESYFMESSKPGEFEFKIVRATKNTVFHVEGNSIVSEDYELQVITVPSIANFEMQLNFPAYLNKKSEIIKGTGNAIIPEGTLVTWKMSTVATQNVDWIDQNASFPFSKTANTFTLSRSISQNTDYQIITSNSKVKNHEKLNYQLSIIKDQYPVINVSNAPDSLKVAKNYVLGQISDDYGFSKLHVVYYQKDKPQTAKRGTIAIKNNAFDQFVFSFPSNLPVEQGVSYDYYFEIFDNDVIHNFKSSKCTIFSNRVATDEENVNEVFQQQNENINGLEKSIKNQGKQFSEIEKLQKTGKEKEILDFKDQQKVNEFVKKQMKQDEMMKEFTKKMNDNLDKFKTAPKDEFKEELKSRMEKAEKELEKNKKLLDELKDLNDKIKNEELLNKLDKFKQSSKNQIKNLEQLVQLTKKFYVQKKADQIKQKLDSLSEKQEQLSNNEKDNNLDKQQEINSDFDKIQKDLKDLDNENKDLKSPLDLPKDEVKEKSIEQDLKKASEDLKNDKKDKAKPAQKSAAKKMKEMAQKMKEGMEGSEMEQLQEDVVMLRQVLDNLLAFSLSQEDLMYQFKKHRAGSPVFNKNIKVQQDLKLQFKHVDDSLFAMALRNPKIAEDITKEIGNVLYNVEGSLASFSDAQLPKGLSHQQYTISAANKLADFLSELLSNMQMQISSMSSGKPKPGEGSGMQLPDIIKKQDGIGEKVENGIKDGGKRGNGQRGQKGNHEKSGENGESGEGDAEAIMEIYKEQKQLREALQNELNKQGLGGNGQRTLEQMKQIEKELLNKGFKNETLQKILNLKQDLLKLNTAVQQQGEENKRQSKTNQKEFNNQSNALPPSLLEYLNSIEILNRQSLPLRSNFNQKVQEYFNKK, translated from the coding sequence TTGAATCAACAGCAAGTTATTTATCAAAAATTAGAAGCTTTCATTAGGAAGTTTTACACCAACGAATTGATAAGAGGAACTATTTTCTTTATTGGTTTAGGATTGCTATATTTACTAGTCACACTTTTTATTGAATATTTTCTTTGGCTTAAACCAATAGGAAGAATGATTTTATTTTGGACTTTCGTTGGTGTAGAAGTGTATCTGTTGTTTCGTTTTATTTTGTTTCCAATATTTAAATTGTTTAAACTTCAAAAAGGCATTGATTACAATCAAGCTTCTGCAATTATAGGAAATCATTTTGTTGAAGTAAGTGACAAGCTGACTAATTTTTTGCAATTATCAAATCCAAATGACAACCAAGTTAAGTCAGAATTATTATTGGCCTCTATAGAGCAAAAAGCTAGTTTGCTTCAACCAATACCTTTTAGCAATGCTATTAATTTTAAGCGAAATAATAAATATTTTCCTTTAGCAATTATTCCTATTTTATTGTTTGTTATTTTTTATTTGTCAGGAAATAGCAATGTAATTTCTCAAAGTTTAAATAGGGTAGTGCACTTCAATTCCACTTTTATGCCGCCAGCTCCTTTTAAGTTTGTTTTAGTAAACAATACATTAGAAACGCAGCAAGGAAAAGATTTCACTATTCAAATTAAATCAGAAGGTAAAGTTGTTCCAGAGAACGTGATGATTTTTATTGACAGTGAAAGTTATTTTATGGAATCTTCTAAACCTGGTGAGTTTGAATTTAAAATTGTGAGGGCAACTAAAAATACGGTGTTCCACGTGGAGGGTAATTCGATTGTATCTGAAGATTATGAGTTACAAGTTATCACTGTTCCGTCGATTGCTAATTTTGAAATGCAACTTAATTTCCCAGCTTATTTAAATAAAAAATCAGAAATCATTAAAGGAACTGGTAATGCAATTATTCCGGAAGGCACTTTAGTGACTTGGAAAATGAGTACAGTTGCGACTCAAAATGTGGATTGGATTGATCAAAATGCATCGTTTCCTTTCTCAAAAACTGCAAATACCTTTACTCTATCTAGAAGTATATCTCAAAATACAGATTATCAAATAATTACTTCCAATAGTAAGGTGAAAAACCACGAAAAATTGAATTATCAACTTTCGATTATCAAAGATCAGTATCCTGTAATAAATGTGAGCAATGCTCCAGATAGTTTAAAGGTAGCTAAGAATTATGTTTTAGGCCAAATTTCAGATGATTATGGTTTTTCAAAACTTCATGTAGTTTATTATCAAAAGGACAAACCACAAACTGCCAAACGTGGAACAATAGCAATTAAGAATAATGCTTTTGATCAATTCGTGTTTTCGTTTCCTAGTAACCTTCCTGTTGAGCAAGGCGTTTCTTATGATTACTATTTTGAAATATTTGACAACGATGTGATCCATAATTTTAAAAGTTCCAAGTGTACAATTTTTTCAAATCGAGTTGCTACAGATGAAGAAAATGTAAATGAGGTTTTTCAGCAGCAAAATGAAAACATCAATGGTTTAGAAAAATCTATAAAAAATCAAGGCAAGCAATTTTCTGAAATAGAAAAATTGCAAAAAACTGGTAAAGAAAAAGAAATTCTCGATTTTAAAGATCAACAAAAAGTTAATGAGTTTGTAAAAAAGCAAATGAAGCAGGATGAAATGATGAAGGAGTTTACCAAGAAAATGAATGATAACTTGGATAAATTCAAAACTGCTCCAAAGGATGAATTTAAGGAAGAGTTAAAAAGCAGAATGGAAAAGGCGGAAAAAGAATTAGAAAAAAATAAAAAACTTTTAGATGAGTTAAAAGATTTAAACGATAAAATTAAGAATGAAGAACTGCTTAATAAATTAGATAAATTCAAACAAAGCAGTAAAAACCAAATCAAAAATTTAGAGCAGTTAGTTCAATTAACAAAGAAATTCTATGTGCAGAAAAAAGCGGATCAAATAAAACAAAAACTTGATTCGCTTTCTGAAAAGCAAGAACAGTTATCCAATAATGAAAAGGATAATAATTTAGATAAGCAACAAGAGATCAATTCTGATTTTGATAAAATCCAAAAGGATTTAAAAGATTTGGATAATGAAAATAAGGACTTAAAATCTCCATTAGATTTACCAAAAGATGAAGTAAAGGAAAAAAGTATTGAGCAGGATTTAAAGAAAGCTTCAGAGGATTTAAAAAATGATAAGAAAGATAAAGCGAAACCTGCTCAGAAAAGCGCTGCTAAGAAGATGAAAGAAATGGCGCAAAAAATGAAGGAGGGAATGGAAGGATCGGAAATGGAGCAGTTGCAAGAGGACGTTGTTATGTTACGTCAAGTTTTAGATAACTTACTAGCTTTTTCATTATCGCAAGAAGATTTGATGTATCAATTCAAGAAACATCGTGCGGGCTCGCCAGTTTTTAATAAAAATATAAAGGTGCAACAGGATTTAAAACTACAGTTCAAACATGTCGATGATAGTTTGTTTGCTATGGCATTACGAAATCCAAAGATTGCGGAGGACATTACAAAGGAAATAGGCAATGTGCTTTATAACGTGGAAGGTTCTTTAGCTAGTTTTTCTGATGCGCAATTGCCTAAAGGTTTATCTCATCAGCAATATACTATTTCGGCCGCTAATAAATTGGCAGATTTTCTTAGTGAGTTGCTTAGTAATATGCAAATGCAAATATCGTCTATGAGTTCTGGCAAACCAAAACCTGGTGAAGGATCAGGAATGCAATTGCCTGATATCATTAAAAAGCAAGATGGCATTGGTGAGAAAGTTGAAAACGGTATTAAAGACGGAGGTAAGCGTGGTAATGGTCAAAGAGGGCAAAAGGGAAATCATGAAAAGTCTGGTGAAAATGGTGAAAGTGGTGAAGGAGATGCTGAAGCTATTATGGAAATTTATAAAGAGCAAAAGCAATTGCGCGAGGCTTTACAAAACGAACTTAATAAACAAGGTTTGGGTGGAAACGGCCAGCGTACTTTGGAACAAATGAAGCAAATAGAAAAGGAACTTTTGAATAAAGGTTTTAAAAACGAAACCCTTCAAAAGATTCTTAATTTGAAGCAGGACTTATTGAAATTGAATACTGCGGTTCAGCAACAAGGCGAAGAGAATAAACGCCAATCAAAAACTAATCAAAAGGAGTTTAATAATCAATCTAACGCATTGCCGCCTTCGTTATTAGAATATTTAAACAGTATAGAAATATTAAACAGACAATCATTACCTTTGCGTTCGAATTTTAATCAAAAGGTTCAAGAATATTTTAATAAAAAATGA
- the ybeY gene encoding rRNA maturation RNase YbeY yields MINFNYETDFALENEDVIASWLSNVISSENKKEGEINYIFCDDEYLHKINVEYLNHDTLTDVISFDYTMGNEISGDCFISVERVKDNANDFNVTFEQEIKRVLAHGILHYCGYKDKTETDEALMRTKEDEKIALFHVEQ; encoded by the coding sequence ATGATCAATTTTAATTACGAAACAGACTTTGCTTTAGAGAATGAAGATGTTATTGCTTCATGGTTGTCGAATGTTATTTCATCAGAAAACAAAAAAGAGGGCGAGATAAACTATATTTTTTGCGATGATGAGTATCTACATAAGATAAATGTTGAGTATCTAAATCACGACACTTTAACTGACGTCATTAGTTTTGACTATACGATGGGGAATGAAATAAGCGGCGATTGTTTTATATCTGTCGAAAGAGTTAAGGATAATGCTAATGATTTTAACGTTACTTTCGAGCAAGAAATTAAAAGAGTTCTAGCTCATGGCATATTACATTACTGTGGCTACAAAGACAAGACTGAAACGGACGAAGCTTTAATGCGTACCAAAGAGGATGAGAAAATTGCGCTGTTCCACGTGGAACAGTAG
- the mnmG gene encoding tRNA uridine-5-carboxymethylaminomethyl(34) synthesis enzyme MnmG — protein sequence MFLDEYDVIVVGAGHAGSEAAAAAANLGSKTLLVTMSLQNIAQMSCNPAMGGIAKGQIVREIDALGGYSGIVSDRTAIQFKMLNKSKGPAMWSPRVQSDRMRFAEEWRMMLEGTPNLDFYQEMVKGLIIENGKIKGVRTSLGLEIRSKSVVLTNGTFLNGLIHIGEKQFGGGRAGESAAYGITEDLVAAGFESGRMKTGTPPRVDGRSLDYSKMNEEKGDAKPDKFSYSDLTSPLIHQRSCHMTYTSLAVHDVLREGFDRSPMFNGRIQSLGPRYCPSIEDKINRFADKERHQLFVEPEGWKTCEVYVNGFSTSLPEDIQFKALRTVVGFEKVKFFRPGYAIEYDYFPPTQLKHTLETKLIEGLYFAGQINGTTGYEEAAAQGLMAGINAHLKVNEKAPLILKRDEAYIGVLIDDLITKGTEEPYRMFTSRAEYRTLLRQDNADFRLTPMSYEIGLASEKRLRRMEHKLNESEKMVSFFKDTSVTVAEANPILEAKDTALITQGDKMFKVFSRPQIDIEDMLKFDKVRDYISDNDLDQEIIEQAEIQVKYSGYIEKERNNANKLLRLEDVKIPEDFDYNKIKSMSIEAKQKLSKIRPVTISQASRISGVSPSDVSVLLIYMGR from the coding sequence ATGTTTTTAGATGAATATGATGTGATAGTCGTTGGTGCTGGTCATGCTGGTTCTGAGGCTGCGGCTGCGGCCGCAAATTTAGGTTCCAAAACTTTATTAGTGACAATGAGCTTGCAGAACATTGCTCAGATGTCATGCAATCCTGCAATGGGTGGAATTGCCAAAGGACAGATAGTTCGTGAGATTGATGCGCTAGGAGGATACTCGGGAATTGTTTCAGATAGAACTGCTATTCAATTCAAGATGTTGAACAAGTCTAAAGGTCCGGCGATGTGGTCTCCAAGAGTTCAGAGTGACCGTATGCGTTTTGCAGAGGAGTGGAGAATGATGTTAGAAGGGACGCCTAATCTTGATTTTTACCAAGAGATGGTAAAAGGATTGATTATTGAAAACGGAAAGATCAAAGGAGTTCGAACTTCTTTAGGTTTGGAAATTCGGTCTAAATCGGTTGTATTGACCAATGGAACTTTCTTGAACGGATTAATTCATATTGGAGAAAAACAATTTGGTGGAGGTAGAGCAGGCGAAAGTGCAGCGTATGGAATTACCGAAGATTTAGTTGCTGCAGGTTTTGAATCTGGTAGAATGAAAACGGGAACGCCGCCACGAGTTGATGGTCGTTCCCTAGATTATTCGAAAATGAATGAGGAAAAAGGAGATGCAAAGCCAGATAAGTTTTCCTATTCTGATTTGACTTCGCCGTTGATTCACCAAAGATCTTGTCATATGACATACACGTCTCTTGCTGTTCACGATGTTTTAAGAGAAGGTTTTGATCGTTCACCAATGTTTAATGGTCGTATTCAAAGTCTCGGTCCGAGATATTGCCCCTCTATTGAAGATAAAATTAATCGTTTTGCAGATAAAGAAAGACATCAATTGTTCGTAGAACCGGAAGGTTGGAAAACATGTGAAGTTTATGTAAATGGATTTTCTACTTCTTTGCCAGAGGATATACAATTTAAAGCTTTGCGTACTGTGGTAGGTTTTGAAAAAGTGAAATTTTTCCGTCCAGGTTATGCTATCGAATATGATTATTTTCCACCAACACAGTTGAAACATACTTTGGAAACAAAGTTAATTGAAGGATTATATTTCGCTGGTCAGATTAATGGAACTACAGGATATGAAGAAGCCGCTGCACAAGGATTGATGGCTGGTATTAATGCGCATTTAAAAGTAAATGAAAAAGCGCCGTTAATTTTGAAAAGAGATGAAGCTTATATTGGTGTTTTAATTGATGATTTGATTACTAAAGGAACAGAAGAGCCTTATAGAATGTTTACTTCTCGTGCGGAGTATAGAACCTTACTTCGTCAAGATAATGCTGATTTTAGATTGACGCCGATGTCTTATGAAATTGGTTTGGCTTCTGAAAAACGTTTAAGGAGAATGGAACACAAACTAAATGAATCTGAGAAAATGGTTTCGTTTTTCAAAGATACAAGTGTTACCGTTGCAGAAGCAAATCCTATTTTGGAAGCAAAAGATACAGCATTGATCACTCAAGGTGATAAAATGTTTAAAGTATTTTCTCGTCCGCAAATTGACATAGAGGATATGTTGAAGTTTGATAAAGTGAGAGACTATATTTCCGATAATGATTTAGACCAAGAGATAATTGAGCAAGCAGAAATCCAAGTTAAGTATTCTGGTTATATCGAGAAAGAAAGAAACAATGCTAATAAATTACTTCGATTAGAAGATGTGAAAATTCCAGAAGATTTTGATTATAATAAAATCAAATCGATGTCGATAGAAGCAAAGCAAAAGTTGAGTAAGATTCGTCCCGTAACAATTTCGCAAGCTTCAAGAATAAGTGGAGTTTCGCCAAGTGATGTTTCGGTGTTATTAATTTACATGGGAAGGTAG
- a CDS encoding class I SAM-dependent methyltransferase gives MDISNKKHFLTVKDYSVSQETFDLYHDEDLDMLITYPQPSLENLGKYYESVDYISHTDSKRSLFEKCYHFIKSIALKNKLNLVNSLQLEKGNILDIGAGTGDFLSVVKENGWNTIGVEPSEKAKAIAKKKGVSFVDQTSELENNSLDVITMWHVLEHVPNLDNQIKELKRLLKPNGSLIIAVPNFKSFDAKHYGNFWAAYDVPIHFWHFSKSAIKKLFAKEDMKLVQVLPMKFDSFYVSLLSEKYKNGKMNFVKAFFIGLQSNWKAKKNFEYSSHIYVLKNN, from the coding sequence ATGGACATTTCAAACAAAAAGCATTTTCTCACCGTTAAAGATTATTCAGTTTCTCAAGAAACATTTGATTTGTATCATGATGAAGATTTGGATATGTTAATCACATATCCACAGCCTAGTTTAGAAAACTTAGGGAAGTATTATGAAAGCGTTGATTATATTTCGCACACGGATAGCAAAAGATCATTGTTTGAAAAATGTTATCATTTCATTAAGAGTATCGCTTTAAAAAATAAATTAAATTTGGTTAATTCATTACAACTTGAAAAAGGGAATATTTTGGATATTGGAGCTGGAACAGGAGATTTTTTATCCGTGGTCAAAGAGAACGGTTGGAATACAATAGGAGTAGAACCAAGCGAGAAAGCAAAAGCAATTGCAAAAAAGAAAGGAGTTTCATTTGTAGATCAAACAAGTGAGTTGGAAAATAATTCTTTGGATGTGATTACGATGTGGCACGTTTTGGAACACGTTCCTAATTTAGATAATCAAATAAAAGAACTGAAGCGATTACTAAAACCAAATGGAAGTTTAATAATTGCGGTTCCAAATTTTAAATCATTCGATGCAAAACATTATGGGAATTTTTGGGCAGCATATGATGTGCCCATTCACTTTTGGCATTTCTCTAAATCAGCAATAAAAAAATTGTTTGCAAAAGAAGATATGAAATTGGTACAAGTGCTTCCTATGAAATTTGACTCTTTTTATGTAAGCCTACTTTCTGAAAAATATAAAAATGGAAAAATGAATTTCGTAAAAGCATTTTTTATTGGATTACAGTCTAATTGGAAAGCAAAGAAGAATTTTGAGTATTCATCGCATATTTACGTACTCAAAAATAACTAA
- a CDS encoding OmpH family outer membrane protein encodes MTKKALLFIALAISIVACNKPAEAAKEVKTAYVDTSELMKQYTEAKDLEAKYKSKAEEKGRQLDAEIKRFKQEAASFQSQAQANGQEWAQKKGAELQKREQQLGYAQQALSQELQQESGKEMDSLVSGVKKFIKAYGKEKGYAYIYGTGDAASILYAEDKFDITKEVIKSLNDKYKSAEKKEEVKK; translated from the coding sequence ATGACTAAAAAAGCATTATTATTTATCGCATTAGCAATCTCAATCGTTGCTTGTAACAAACCTGCAGAAGCAGCTAAAGAAGTAAAAACTGCTTATGTAGACACTTCTGAATTAATGAAACAATACACAGAGGCAAAAGACCTTGAAGCAAAATATAAATCAAAAGCAGAAGAAAAAGGAAGGCAGCTAGATGCTGAAATCAAAAGATTCAAGCAAGAAGCAGCAAGTTTCCAATCGCAAGCACAAGCTAACGGTCAAGAATGGGCACAAAAGAAAGGTGCTGAATTACAAAAAAGAGAGCAACAATTAGGATATGCTCAACAAGCATTATCTCAAGAATTGCAACAAGAAAGCGGTAAAGAAATGGATTCTTTAGTAAGCGGTGTAAAAAAATTCATCAAGGCTTACGGTAAGGAAAAAGGATATGCCTACATCTACGGAACTGGTGATGCAGCTTCAATTCTATACGCAGAAGATAAATTTGACATCACTAAAGAAGTGATCAAGTCTTTGAATGACAAATACAAGTCAGCTGAGAAAAAAGAAGAAGTTAAAAAATAA
- a CDS encoding helix-turn-helix domain-containing protein: MQTISEAAAYTLRFINQTHRSVFLTGKAGTGKTTLLREIIQTTHKNTVVVAPTGIAALNAGGVTIHSMFQLPFGGFIPDNSAPQFSDSTKFETKATLRRHFKMNGVKKSVIRNMELLIIDEVSMLRSDLLDAMDYMMQSVRKKNTPFGGVQVLFIGDLLQLPPVIRDEEWRTLKTYYRGKFFFHSHVVQQNPPLYIELSKIFRQTDDTFISVLNNLRNNQISQQDIQTLNKYVKPDFDLKANKGYITLTTHNNKADTTNAQALEDLEGKLVVYHPDIVGDFPEKIFPVEQQLQLKVGAQVMFVKNDLSADKNYFNGKMGIIKSLSSQEILVHFPEENKTIEVDKYEWKNIRYKVDETTKEIEEEVLGTFVHYPIKLAWAITVHKSQGLTFDKAALDVSQVFLPGQAYVALSRLRSLEGLILLSPLRMNGISNDQDVMDYSLNKATDDFLENALHFETKNFIHNYLINSFNWMDLAQEWRNHKFSYNDNGESSVKSKQAVWARRQLEIMEQLLDPSKKFITQLNKLFSQETVDLNHVSERVQAAYSYFMQPMDELVFEILWKIEEIQRSKKAKAYYEELVVLEDWQTKAVLQLMKAKLLIETVVAGETISKEKLTSKEIKNYINRKTSVIQEQFKKVNITLIDDDKDLDRYTSKKSKTKAPKKSTVQETYELWVEKKSIDDIATIRVLTKQTIYSHFVQLIQTKAVSISEVLPEDKIQTLAQAFQGYKEESLNALMEKNGEKFTWNEARMYKASLN, from the coding sequence ATGCAAACTATTTCTGAAGCTGCCGCTTACACTTTACGATTTATCAATCAAACACATCGCTCTGTTTTTCTAACTGGTAAAGCAGGTACTGGAAAAACTACACTTTTACGCGAAATTATCCAAACTACGCACAAGAATACTGTGGTCGTGGCACCTACAGGTATTGCTGCGCTAAATGCTGGTGGAGTTACAATTCACTCGATGTTTCAACTGCCTTTTGGTGGTTTTATTCCTGATAATTCTGCACCGCAATTTTCTGATAGTACTAAGTTTGAGACGAAAGCTACTTTACGCCGACATTTCAAAATGAACGGTGTCAAGAAATCCGTGATTCGTAACATGGAATTACTAATTATTGATGAAGTAAGTATGTTGCGATCTGACTTATTGGATGCAATGGATTATATGATGCAATCCGTTAGGAAAAAAAACACACCTTTTGGAGGTGTTCAAGTATTATTTATCGGTGATTTATTGCAATTACCTCCCGTAATTCGGGATGAAGAGTGGCGAACATTGAAAACGTATTATCGTGGAAAATTCTTTTTTCATTCGCATGTAGTACAGCAAAACCCGCCTTTGTATATTGAATTGTCTAAAATTTTCCGTCAGACTGATGATACTTTTATTTCTGTATTGAATAATTTGCGTAACAATCAGATTTCGCAACAAGACATTCAAACATTAAACAAATACGTAAAACCGGACTTTGACTTAAAAGCAAATAAAGGGTATATCACTTTGACCACGCACAATAACAAAGCGGATACGACGAATGCGCAGGCTTTGGAAGACTTAGAAGGCAAGTTAGTAGTGTACCATCCTGATATTGTTGGAGATTTCCCAGAGAAAATTTTCCCCGTGGAACAACAACTTCAATTGAAAGTTGGAGCACAAGTTATGTTTGTAAAAAATGATCTTTCAGCAGATAAAAACTATTTTAACGGAAAAATGGGAATTATCAAGTCGCTGTCCAGTCAAGAGATATTAGTTCATTTTCCAGAAGAAAATAAAACCATAGAAGTTGACAAGTACGAATGGAAAAATATTCGCTACAAAGTGGATGAAACTACTAAGGAAATCGAAGAAGAGGTTTTGGGAACTTTTGTTCATTATCCTATAAAATTAGCTTGGGCCATTACGGTTCATAAAAGCCAAGGATTAACGTTTGACAAAGCTGCGCTTGATGTTTCGCAAGTTTTTCTTCCTGGACAAGCATACGTCGCGCTGTCGCGTTTGCGCTCTTTAGAGGGGCTTATTTTGCTTTCTCCACTGCGTATGAACGGTATTTCAAACGATCAGGATGTGATGGATTATTCGCTAAACAAAGCAACCGATGACTTTTTAGAGAATGCGTTGCATTTTGAAACTAAGAATTTTATTCATAACTATTTGATTAATAGTTTTAATTGGATGGATTTAGCTCAAGAATGGCGCAATCACAAATTCAGTTATAACGACAATGGCGAAAGTTCCGTGAAATCTAAGCAAGCGGTGTGGGCGCGTAGGCAATTGGAGATTATGGAACAACTTTTAGATCCATCCAAAAAGTTTATCACACAATTAAATAAACTCTTTAGTCAAGAAACAGTAGATTTAAATCATGTTTCAGAGCGTGTTCAAGCTGCTTACAGCTATTTCATGCAACCAATGGACGAACTAGTTTTTGAAATTTTGTGGAAAATAGAGGAAATACAGCGCAGCAAAAAAGCCAAAGCTTATTATGAAGAATTAGTTGTTTTGGAGGATTGGCAAACTAAAGCCGTTTTGCAATTGATGAAAGCCAAATTATTAATAGAAACTGTCGTTGCTGGAGAAACAATTTCGAAAGAGAAATTGACTTCTAAAGAAATAAAGAACTACATCAACCGAAAAACATCAGTTATTCAGGAGCAGTTTAAGAAAGTAAATATCACTTTGATCGATGATGACAAGGATTTAGACCGTTATACTTCTAAAAAATCCAAAACAAAAGCACCTAAAAAATCAACCGTTCAAGAGACCTATGAATTGTGGGTTGAGAAGAAATCTATCGATGATATTGCAACGATTAGAGTACTTACCAAGCAAACTATCTATTCCCACTTTGTACAATTGATACAAACTAAAGCAGTTTCTATTTCAGAGGTTTTACCTGAAGATAAAATTCAAACTTTGGCGCAAGCTTTTCAAGGATACAAAGAAGAATCTTTGAATGCATTAATGGAAAAAAATGGTGAAAAATTCACTTGGAACGAGGCGCGAATGTATAAAGCGAGTTTGAATTAA
- a CDS encoding SPOR domain-containing protein — protein sequence MKIELYIAQLLYRYQCVTVPGFGAFLTEIQSAQLNESSNSFSPPKKRIAFNANVKNNDGLLANHIALAEKTSYDYVLSAIQHEVFNWKKALEDNNILAIKNVGDIRLNGDKNMIFTPYDQANYLTSSFGLAPFVSPLVKREIFEKEIEAIVDTTTIKMFPEETKASNPYLKYAAIFVIGLGIAGGIGYPMYQNQIAAETIIVETAVQKQVQHKIQEATFFIESPVPPVTLFVKSDKAVKMPYHIMAGVYREEKNADKTLRILTNLGYNAKRIAPNKNGFYPVLYGSYATFAEAEKAKKEINIKHNPEAWILIQSL from the coding sequence ATGAAAATCGAACTATACATCGCGCAGCTTTTATACCGTTATCAATGTGTAACCGTTCCTGGTTTTGGAGCTTTCTTGACTGAAATACAGTCAGCTCAATTAAATGAAAGTTCCAATTCTTTTTCACCTCCTAAAAAGAGAATTGCTTTTAATGCCAATGTAAAAAACAACGATGGTTTACTTGCCAATCATATTGCATTAGCAGAGAAAACCTCTTATGACTACGTTTTAAGCGCCATCCAACATGAAGTGTTTAATTGGAAAAAAGCATTAGAGGATAATAATATACTTGCCATAAAAAATGTTGGTGATATTCGTTTGAATGGGGATAAAAACATGATTTTCACACCTTATGATCAGGCTAATTATTTGACTAGTTCTTTTGGTTTGGCTCCATTTGTTTCACCGCTTGTAAAAAGAGAAATCTTTGAAAAAGAGATCGAAGCAATTGTGGATACCACTACAATAAAAATGTTTCCTGAAGAAACAAAAGCATCAAATCCATATTTAAAATATGCAGCTATATTTGTTATAGGATTAGGAATTGCTGGAGGAATTGGCTACCCAATGTATCAAAACCAAATCGCAGCAGAAACAATTATTGTTGAAACTGCCGTTCAAAAACAAGTTCAACATAAAATTCAAGAAGCTACTTTCTTTATAGAAAGTCCCGTTCCTCCTGTTACTTTATTTGTAAAATCTGATAAGGCAGTGAAAATGCCATATCATATTATGGCTGGAGTGTACAGAGAAGAAAAAAATGCTGATAAAACTTTACGCATTTTGACCAACTTAGGTTATAACGCCAAACGCATAGCTCCCAATAAGAATGGTTTTTACCCTGTTCTATATGGAAGTTACGCAACATTTGCTGAAGCAGAAAAAGCAAAAAAAGAAATTAATATAAAACACAATCCTGAAGCTTGGATATTGATTCAATCCTTATAA